A genomic region of Mesorhizobium sp. NZP2077 contains the following coding sequences:
- the tyrS gene encoding tyrosine--tRNA ligase, whose amino-acid sequence MPGFKSDFLRTMSERGFIHQISDETGLDQLFAKETVTAYVGYDATATSLHIGNLISATMLYWLQETGHRPIALMGGGTSMIGDPSFRDDQRSLLTPEAIATNIEGIKRIFGRILRFGDGPNDAIMVNNADWLMKLNYVEFLRDVGRHFSVNRMLTFDSVKLRLDREQSLSFLEFNYMILQGYDFVELARRQNCRLQMGGSDQWGNIINGVDLGHRMGTPQLYALTTPLLTTSSGAKMGKSAKGAVWLNGDLFSPYDFWQYWRNTEDADVERFLKIFTRLPLDEIARLAALGGSEINEAKKILATETTAIVHGRDAANQAEETARKTFEEGALAETLPTVEADKAALEAGVGILSLLVTAGLASSNGEARRHIQGGAVRINDQSVSDDRRMVTLQDLSPENVVKLSLGKKKHVLVRPA is encoded by the coding sequence AGACCGGCCTCGACCAGCTTTTCGCCAAGGAAACGGTCACCGCCTATGTCGGCTATGACGCCACCGCCACCAGCCTGCATATCGGTAATTTGATCTCCGCGACCATGCTCTACTGGCTGCAGGAGACCGGACACCGGCCGATCGCGCTGATGGGCGGCGGCACGTCGATGATCGGCGATCCGTCCTTCCGCGACGACCAGCGCAGCCTTTTGACGCCGGAAGCGATCGCCACCAACATCGAAGGCATCAAGCGCATCTTCGGCCGCATCCTGCGGTTCGGCGACGGCCCGAACGACGCCATCATGGTCAACAATGCCGACTGGTTGATGAAGCTCAACTATGTCGAGTTCCTGCGCGACGTCGGCCGGCATTTTTCGGTCAATCGCATGCTGACCTTCGACAGTGTCAAATTGCGGCTCGACCGCGAGCAGTCGCTGTCGTTCCTCGAATTCAACTACATGATCCTGCAGGGCTACGATTTCGTCGAACTTGCCCGGCGCCAGAACTGCCGCCTGCAGATGGGCGGGTCGGACCAGTGGGGCAACATCATCAACGGCGTCGATCTCGGCCATCGCATGGGCACGCCGCAGCTTTACGCCCTGACCACACCGTTGCTCACGACATCCTCCGGCGCCAAGATGGGCAAGTCGGCAAAGGGTGCGGTCTGGCTCAACGGCGACCTCTTCTCGCCCTATGATTTCTGGCAGTACTGGCGCAACACCGAGGACGCAGATGTCGAGCGCTTCCTGAAGATATTCACCCGCCTGCCCCTCGATGAGATCGCGCGGCTGGCCGCACTCGGCGGCTCCGAGATCAACGAGGCCAAGAAGATCCTGGCCACGGAGACGACGGCGATCGTCCACGGTCGAGACGCGGCAAACCAGGCCGAGGAAACCGCGCGAAAGACCTTCGAGGAAGGCGCGCTGGCCGAGACATTGCCGACCGTCGAGGCCGACAAGGCCGCGCTGGAGGCCGGCGTCGGCATCCTGTCGCTGCTGGTCACGGCCGGGCTGGCATCGTCCAACGGCGAGGCGCGGCGGCACATCCAGGGTGGTGCGGTGCGCATCAACGACCAGTCGGTCAGCGACGACCGCCGCATGGTCACGCTTCAGGATTTGAGTCCGGAAAACGTGGTGAAGCTTTCATTGGGCAAGAAAAAGCACGTCCTGGTGCGGCCGGCGTGA